The Fusarium musae strain F31 chromosome 10, whole genome shotgun sequence genome window below encodes:
- a CDS encoding hypothetical protein (EggNog:ENOG41), with protein MLEQRVASWLASLPDEYPPSEALSKTPKRKAALPSPPTSDSMEGTTPKRRRLIDPDRTPRAANLPPPSSTGSSASWSESGEGSRSSSPKKQMLKLRLEERGLECRQLNVDTAPPVISSLLDTIQEIGSRIEILPADKKSAILESPFLREQNARLWRFAFKEEGDDTLPGRVPLPEEIVQICNYARHCHDTNHEEAAWNMEVHHRLLEAILREPDASTAAPLNFTSCTTARPHRRFVPYSSTAKMIDFCLYLNPTDSPALQALGRQTPTLTVNHTDFAPLQLSPIVLSIETKRPGKELDAAQLQMGVWHAAQWSFLRSVIGLTPQPLTAEEEIQRNQKANEVLGQLGFIPGIIVQGHRWLFVFSTLEGDKTVLWTERQFGTTQSILDTYAVVAGIRELARWARDVYVPWFRANVLAGFQSTEVG; from the exons ATGCTTGAACAGCGTGTGGCTTCTTGGCTCGCCTCCCTCCCCGACGAATACCCCCCATCCGAAGCCCTCTCCAAAACCCCGAAGCGAAAGGCAGCGCTGCCCAGTCCGCCTACTTCAGACTCAATGGAGGGAACAACTCCAAAGCGCCGTCGTCTCATCGATCCGGATCGTACGCCGCGTGCTGCAAATCtacctcctccttcatcaactGGTTCGTCTGCTTCGTGGTCTGAATCCGGGGAGGGATCGCGATCGAGTTCGCCGAAGAAACAAATGCTTAAGCTGAGGCTGGAAGAAAGAGGGCTTGAATGCAGACAACTAAATGTTGACACTGCGCCCCCGGTCATTTCTAGTCTTCTGGATACAATTCAGGAAATTGGAAGTAGGATTGAGATATTGCCTGCTGATAAGAAGAGTGCTATTCTGGAGAGCCCATTTTTGAGGGAGCAGAATGCGCGCTTGTGGAGGTTTGCGTTCAAAGAAGAGGGTGACGATACGCTACCGGGACGAGTTCCTCTACCAGAGGAAATAGTTCAGATATGTAATTATGCGCGTCACTGTCATGATACGAACCACGAAGAGGCGGCGTGGAATATGGAAGTGCATCATCGTCTGCTTGAGGCTATCCTAAGAGAACCGGACGCTTCGACAGCCGCGCCTCTCAACTTTACTTCCTG CACCACCGCCCGCCCGCATCGTCGCTTCGTACCCTACTCCTCGACAGCCAAAATGATCGACTTCTGCCTCTACCTCAATCCCACCGACTCCCCCGCCCTCCAAGCACTCGGCCGTCAAACCCCAACCCTCACCGTAAACCACACCGACTTCGCGCCCCTCCAACTATCCCCTATAGTTCTGAGCATCGAGACTAAGCGTCCCGGCAAAGAACTCGACGCCGCGCAACTCCAGATGGGAGTATGGCACGCAGCGCAGTGGTCTTTCCTCCGCTCCGTTATCGGGCTTACACCACAGCCTTTGACAGCGGAAGAAGAAATACAGCGGAATCAAAAGGCGAACGAGGTTTTGGGACAGTTGGGGTTTATACCGGGGATCATAGTTCAGGGGCATCGCTGGCTCTTTGTGTTTTCGACGTTGGAGGGGGATAAGACTGTTCTTTGGACGGAGAGACAGTTTGGCACGACGCAGAGTATTCTTGATACGTATGCTGTTGTCGCGGGGATACGGGAGTTGGCTAGATGGGCGAGAGATGTTTACGTTCCTTGGTTTAGGGCGAATGTTCTTGCTGGGTTTCAGTCTACTGAGGTTGGATGA